In Amycolatopsis coloradensis, one genomic interval encodes:
- a CDS encoding DNA/RNA non-specific endonuclease, with protein MPEGNPLVAKAPTDGDGPGPLTAGNSEYGYAAGIGVAESAMDAFNGISNGDWIGGGLGVLSLAGEMASAAIDPFGYLMSSVASFLMEHMQPLKDMLDAVAGDPPVIQSYSETWGNVAKKLEDTQVEFSNAVKNGTSGWTGDAADQYRKQAAEQAEAISGAATVAGAISTVVMIFGEIVAFVREFIRQLIADAVGKLIAWVMETVFSLGFGTPVVVAQAVTAIAKWAAKIADKLKELCDAMRRVSPLLGKLADVFEKIIKIFGKIAGKVTGLDVINTRNIKPGGFIQRGGSGGGSGGTGGGGSGSGDGPDGDGSGSGSGDGSGSGSNGDNSGGNSGDTNSGPNDGSSGDTPSNTTRGGDGGGSSTRSDAGSPNRTGDGPSTSDGNSAGGDGSPSTARSDTSTPHTRSDGGSPGDSATPNRASDGGSPTPNRPDTGGSPAPHTRTDTGGSPSHTPDSGSPAPHTRADTGSSPSHTPDAGSPAPHTRTDTGGTPSHTPDSGSPTPHTRTDTGGSPSHTPDSGSPAPHTRADTGSSPSHTGDGGGSPRTHGGDGGSPTPRSDPSPGHHGGNDGGSPTRPTDSGTTTSGTAPTAPRLGDAGPSHMPSQRGGPGGDASHGVPPQGGQPIAGGMPPQGAPGGTPVGTPGSPGGRQQGGGWTGTPGSPRTPDTNAPRTPDTHTGPSRGPGQTGPGGRPNQPHQPQPVARGNDFGPGVQPHTGSPSTHGPGNRPGGTGPGNTGPGGRGPGGHSGPPRSPDGHGPDGHGPRQDPNGHPDGTPHDRGPDVEPDRPLTPDEVNQRHSESTPAGSSYHRGDSDMGDLPHRVQPDPDGRYTVDVHVTPDGHARIGNRTYTPEEFADILRRNGDYDGRPIRLIGCDAGSNDFARRLSRELDTEVMAPSKPAWTDSNGRVFSSDYEIGPDGRPRPKIPPNGEWDVHSPDGTARRASDDGFTPDTSHADKQDVDADSSRSRGDGDDDTSSRRDQPPPGADPDTTPRRQDPPPSADTDTGIPKDRNPHSVQQEADLLDDTRQQNIHRNPQHQSDFDPPTPPNATPSRIGGPDPDTDIRPPARGERFPGEQKLERNRAYEVFDDAGNRRGVYHTDGTGRVTHIDTHHPNEQPRVKKEDANGNVVYEPNPKYNPNPDVADPHPNTTYRVEIEGRHQTFATDADGVPHPSVKFHRPDFVGDPVTVGPGHPHAPDPKASFASGGPYAPHTQYKVTDSAGVHRGTFYTDAKGHVRWADLESGRMMRTNPDIDANRKHGIGEGDPIVRQRLDPKAEVPHGAKDPDRFRGNEQVDVTLRRGESFLDSLPKDADGKPQLEPNKKYVVSSEYRNPGRETHTRSIYWTDEHGNVVVETYRPSSPDLNNPAPNMVYNVDGGKFVYHTGPEFDGGKVDTVRGRANDLKLQEDGAAPNRDPSAQDTSNKQAAGTPGKYDGGHLFGKQFDSPGELLNMMAQWRPQNQGRKIAGPDHWHAFESDLASFLEKDKNRKIEGMEVFPMRDGSQVPHTIQVRWIEVDEFGNRNVHMRSFPNNPPAST; from the coding sequence ATGCCTGAGGGAAACCCGCTCGTCGCGAAGGCACCGACCGACGGCGACGGTCCCGGACCGCTGACGGCCGGGAACAGCGAGTACGGCTACGCGGCGGGCATCGGCGTCGCCGAGTCGGCCATGGACGCCTTCAACGGCATCTCGAACGGTGACTGGATCGGTGGCGGGCTCGGCGTGCTGAGCCTCGCCGGCGAGATGGCCAGCGCCGCGATCGACCCGTTCGGCTACCTGATGTCGTCGGTGGCGTCGTTCCTGATGGAACACATGCAGCCGCTCAAGGACATGCTGGACGCGGTCGCCGGCGATCCGCCGGTCATCCAGTCGTACTCCGAAACCTGGGGCAACGTCGCCAAGAAACTGGAAGACACCCAGGTCGAGTTCTCGAACGCGGTCAAGAACGGCACGTCCGGCTGGACGGGCGACGCGGCCGACCAGTACCGCAAGCAGGCCGCGGAACAGGCCGAGGCGATCAGCGGCGCGGCGACGGTCGCGGGGGCGATCAGCACCGTCGTGATGATCTTCGGCGAGATCGTCGCGTTCGTCCGCGAGTTCATCCGCCAGCTGATCGCGGACGCGGTCGGCAAGCTCATCGCGTGGGTCATGGAGACGGTGTTCTCCCTCGGCTTCGGCACCCCCGTGGTGGTCGCGCAGGCCGTCACCGCGATCGCCAAGTGGGCCGCGAAGATCGCCGACAAGCTCAAGGAACTCTGCGACGCGATGCGGCGGGTCTCACCGCTGCTGGGCAAGCTGGCCGACGTCTTCGAGAAGATCATCAAGATCTTCGGCAAGATCGCGGGCAAGGTCACCGGCCTCGACGTGATCAACACCAGGAACATCAAGCCGGGCGGGTTCATCCAGCGCGGTGGCAGCGGCGGCGGATCCGGTGGGACCGGCGGTGGCGGCTCGGGCTCCGGCGACGGCCCGGACGGCGACGGTTCCGGTTCCGGCAGCGGCGACGGGTCCGGCAGCGGCTCCAACGGCGACAACTCCGGGGGCAACTCCGGCGACACCAACAGCGGCCCGAACGATGGCTCCAGCGGAGACACCCCGTCGAACACCACCCGCGGTGGTGACGGTGGCGGCTCGTCCACCCGCTCCGACGCCGGCTCTCCCAACCGTACCGGCGACGGACCGTCCACTTCGGACGGAAACTCCGCCGGTGGTGATGGTTCCCCCAGCACCGCCCGTTCCGACACGTCGACGCCGCACACCCGGTCCGACGGTGGCTCTCCCGGAGACTCCGCCACCCCGAACCGCGCGTCCGATGGCGGCTCGCCCACCCCGAACCGCCCGGACACCGGCGGATCGCCCGCCCCGCACACGCGGACGGACACCGGCGGCTCCCCCAGCCACACCCCCGACAGCGGCTCCCCGGCACCACACACCCGCGCCGACACCGGCAGCTCCCCGAGCCACACCCCTGATGCCGGTTCGCCCGCCCCGCACACGCGGACGGACACCGGCGGCACCCCGAGCCACACCCCCGACAGTGGCTCGCCCACCCCGCACACGCGGACGGACACCGGCGGCTCCCCCAGCCACACCCCCGACAGCGGCTCCCCGGCACCACACACCCGCGCCGACACCGGCAGCTCCCCGAGCCACACCGGCGACGGCGGCGGCTCGCCCCGGACACACGGCGGTGACGGCGGCTCGCCCACTCCTCGGTCCGACCCGTCGCCCGGCCACCACGGCGGCAACGACGGCGGCAGCCCCACCCGGCCGACCGACAGCGGAACGACGACGAGCGGCACCGCGCCCACGGCACCACGCCTCGGCGACGCCGGCCCGTCACATATGCCTTCGCAGCGCGGCGGTCCCGGCGGCGACGCTTCGCACGGTGTCCCGCCGCAGGGCGGCCAGCCGATCGCCGGCGGCATGCCACCGCAAGGCGCTCCGGGTGGCACGCCCGTCGGCACCCCGGGTTCGCCCGGCGGCAGGCAGCAGGGTGGCGGCTGGACGGGAACGCCCGGTTCGCCGCGCACCCCGGACACGAACGCCCCGCGCACACCCGACACCCACACCGGCCCCAGCCGCGGTCCCGGCCAGACCGGTCCCGGCGGACGGCCGAACCAACCGCATCAGCCGCAGCCGGTCGCCCGGGGCAACGACTTCGGCCCCGGCGTCCAGCCGCACACTGGCTCACCGAGCACACATGGCCCGGGCAACCGGCCCGGCGGCACGGGTCCCGGCAACACCGGTCCGGGCGGGCGCGGCCCCGGTGGTCACTCCGGGCCGCCGCGTTCGCCGGACGGTCACGGCCCCGACGGGCACGGACCGCGCCAGGACCCGAACGGTCACCCCGACGGCACACCGCACGACCGCGGGCCCGACGTCGAGCCGGATCGTCCGCTGACGCCGGACGAGGTCAACCAACGGCATTCCGAGAGCACTCCCGCGGGCAGCTCGTACCACCGCGGCGACTCGGACATGGGCGACCTGCCGCACCGCGTCCAGCCGGATCCGGACGGCCGCTACACCGTCGACGTGCACGTGACGCCGGACGGGCACGCCCGGATCGGCAACCGCACCTACACCCCGGAAGAGTTCGCGGACATCCTGCGCCGCAACGGGGATTACGACGGCCGCCCGATCCGGCTGATCGGCTGCGACGCCGGCTCGAACGACTTCGCGCGCCGTCTGTCGCGGGAGCTCGACACCGAAGTGATGGCGCCGAGCAAGCCGGCCTGGACCGACTCGAACGGGCGTGTCTTCTCGTCCGACTACGAGATCGGTCCCGACGGCCGCCCCCGGCCCAAGATCCCGCCGAACGGCGAATGGGACGTCCACAGCCCCGACGGCACCGCCCGCCGGGCGAGCGACGACGGCTTCACCCCGGACACCTCGCACGCGGACAAGCAGGACGTGGACGCCGACAGCTCCCGCAGCCGCGGTGACGGCGACGACGACACCTCGTCCCGGCGCGACCAGCCGCCGCCGGGCGCGGACCCCGACACGACACCCCGGCGTCAGGACCCCCCGCCCAGCGCGGACACCGACACCGGCATCCCCAAGGACCGAAACCCGCATTCGGTTCAACAGGAAGCCGATCTGCTCGACGACACCCGTCAACAGAACATCCATCGCAACCCGCAGCACCAGAGCGATTTCGACCCGCCGACCCCACCGAACGCCACCCCTTCGCGGATCGGCGGGCCGGACCCCGACACCGACATCCGGCCGCCTGCCCGTGGCGAACGGTTCCCCGGCGAGCAGAAACTGGAGCGCAACCGGGCGTACGAGGTCTTCGACGACGCCGGAAACCGGCGCGGTGTCTACCACACGGACGGCACCGGCCGGGTCACCCACATCGACACCCATCACCCGAACGAACAGCCGCGCGTCAAGAAAGAGGACGCGAACGGCAACGTCGTCTACGAACCGAACCCGAAGTACAACCCGAATCCCGACGTCGCGGACCCCCACCCGAACACGACGTACCGGGTGGAGATCGAGGGCAGGCACCAGACGTTCGCGACGGACGCGGACGGGGTCCCGCATCCGTCGGTGAAGTTCCACCGGCCGGACTTCGTGGGCGACCCGGTCACGGTCGGGCCCGGTCACCCCCACGCGCCGGACCCCAAAGCGTCTTTCGCGAGCGGCGGTCCGTACGCACCGCACACCCAGTACAAGGTCACGGACTCGGCGGGCGTGCACCGCGGCACCTTCTACACCGACGCCAAGGGACACGTCCGATGGGCGGACCTCGAGTCCGGCCGGATGATGCGCACCAACCCGGACATCGACGCGAATCGGAAGCACGGCATCGGCGAAGGCGACCCCATCGTCCGCCAGCGCCTCGACCCGAAAGCCGAAGTACCGCACGGTGCGAAGGATCCGGACCGTTTCCGCGGCAACGAGCAGGTGGACGTCACCCTCCGCCGTGGCGAGTCGTTCCTCGATTCCTTGCCCAAGGACGCGGATGGAAAGCCGCAGCTCGAACCGAACAAGAAGTACGTCGTCAGCAGCGAGTACCGGAATCCCGGTCGCGAGACGCACACACGGTCGATCTATTGGACCGACGAGCACGGCAACGTCGTCGTCGAGACCTATCGGCCGTCGAGCCCCGACCTCAACAATCCGGCGCCGAACATGGTCTACAACGTCGACGGCGGAAAGTTCGTCTACCACACCGGCCCCGAATTCGACGGCGGCAAGGTGGACACGGTGCGCGGGCGTGCCAACGATCTGAAACTGCAGGAAGACGGCGCGGCGCCGAACCGGGACCCGTCGGCACAGGACACGTCGAACAAGCAGGCCGCGGGGACGCCGGGCAAGTACGACGGCGGCCATCTGTTCGGCAAGCAGTTCGACAGTCCCGGTGAGCTGCTGAACATGATGGCCCAGTGGCGGCCACAGAATCAGGGCCGGAAGATCGCGGGGCCGGATCACTGGCACGCCTTCGAAAGCGACCTCGCCAGCTTCCTCGAGAAGGACAAGAACCGGAAAATCGAAGGTATGGAAGTCTTCCCGATGCGGGACGGCAGCCAGGTGCCGCACACGATCCAAGTACGCTGGATCGAGGTCGACGAGTTCGGCAACCGCAACGTCCACATGCGCAGCTTCCCCAACAATCCCCCGGCGAGTACGTGA
- a CDS encoding type VII secretion target translates to MAGKGYELGADLDAHAKQIDGIADGLRTAVDAAQQVSMPTDAYGIICQPFRMMLDPVEEFGINALNKAVEAATAVANNVRSASNAYQTQDENFAAEFKNVQVPD, encoded by the coding sequence ATGGCAGGCAAGGGTTATGAGCTCGGCGCCGACCTCGACGCGCACGCCAAGCAGATCGACGGCATCGCCGACGGCCTGCGCACGGCCGTCGACGCCGCGCAGCAGGTGAGCATGCCGACCGACGCGTACGGCATCATCTGCCAGCCGTTCCGGATGATGCTCGACCCGGTCGAGGAGTTCGGCATCAACGCGCTGAACAAGGCCGTCGAGGCCGCGACGGCGGTGGCGAACAACGTGCGGTCCGCGTCGAACGCCTACCAGACGCAGGACGAGAACTTCGCCGCCGAATTCAAGAACGTGCAGGTGCCTGACTGA
- a CDS encoding YbaB/EbfC family nucleoid-associated protein: MPDNVDASERMVDNWTKQIQETAARYQAMAARMQGQTVTERSKDNTIEVTIDSKGLLTNLVISEAASGKRMAEVSSQVMRLVQLAQSRIPELLQAAMAETVGTTDETANRVIAEAQSTFPEAPPEEDLAPPEPERHHRFGPEEEEPPPPAQANPPQPKPIPRRRRTQDDDDDEFGGSILS, translated from the coding sequence ATGCCGGACAACGTCGACGCCAGCGAACGAATGGTGGACAACTGGACGAAGCAGATCCAGGAGACCGCCGCGCGCTACCAGGCGATGGCCGCACGCATGCAGGGCCAGACCGTGACCGAGCGGTCGAAGGACAACACCATCGAGGTCACGATCGACTCGAAGGGCCTGCTCACGAACCTGGTCATCTCCGAAGCCGCGAGCGGCAAACGGATGGCGGAGGTCTCGTCACAGGTCATGCGCCTCGTCCAGCTCGCGCAGTCCCGGATCCCGGAGCTGCTGCAGGCGGCGATGGCCGAGACGGTCGGGACCACCGACGAGACGGCGAACCGGGTGATCGCGGAGGCGCAGAGCACCTTCCCGGAGGCCCCGCCGGAGGAGGACCTCGCACCGCCGGAACCCGAGCGGCACCACCGCTTCGGCCCGGAGGAGGAAGAGCCCCCGCCGCCCGCGCAGGCGAATCCACCTCAGCCGAAGCCGATCCCGCGCCGCCGCCGCACACAGGACGACGATGACGACGAGTTCGGCGGCAGCATTCTTTCGTAG
- the hppD gene encoding 4-hydroxyphenylpyruvate dioxygenase: MTHTVEPQGALDDVSYDQLRQLVGLVDHDSSTDPFPVKSMDAVVFIAGNATQTAWFYQVAFGMRLVAYSGPETGNFERKSFVLKSGSARFVITGGVKPDSPLLDHHRRHGDGVIDLALEVADVDRCIEHARSQGATVLEEPHDVSDEHGTVRIAAIATYGETRHTLIDRSKYTGVYLPGYEPRESSVVRPEGAPKRLFQAVDHCVGNVELGKMDYWVDWYHRVMGFVNMAEFVGDDIATEYSALMSKVVSNGNHRVKFPLNEPAIAKKKSQIDEYLEFYGGAGCQHIALATNDIVATVTAMRAAGVEFLDTPDSYYDDPELRARIGEVRVPIETLKAHRILVDRDEDGYLLQIFTKPIGDRPTVFYELIERHGSLGFGKGNFKALFEAIEREQERRGNL; this comes from the coding sequence ATGACGCACACAGTGGAACCCCAGGGTGCTCTTGACGACGTGAGCTACGACCAGCTGCGTCAGCTCGTCGGCCTCGTCGATCACGACTCTTCGACCGACCCCTTCCCGGTGAAGTCGATGGACGCGGTGGTGTTCATCGCGGGCAACGCCACGCAGACCGCGTGGTTCTACCAGGTCGCTTTCGGCATGCGGCTCGTCGCGTACTCCGGCCCCGAGACCGGGAACTTCGAGCGCAAGTCGTTCGTGCTGAAGTCGGGCTCGGCCCGCTTCGTGATCACCGGCGGCGTCAAGCCCGATTCCCCGCTGCTCGACCACCACCGCCGCCACGGCGACGGCGTCATCGACCTCGCGCTCGAGGTCGCCGACGTCGACCGGTGCATCGAACACGCCCGCTCGCAGGGCGCCACCGTCCTCGAGGAGCCGCACGACGTCTCCGACGAGCACGGCACCGTGCGCATCGCCGCGATCGCGACCTACGGCGAGACCCGCCACACGCTGATCGACCGGTCGAAGTACACCGGCGTCTACCTGCCCGGCTACGAGCCGCGCGAGAGCAGCGTCGTCCGCCCGGAAGGCGCGCCGAAGCGGCTGTTCCAGGCCGTCGATCACTGCGTAGGCAACGTCGAACTCGGCAAGATGGACTACTGGGTCGACTGGTACCACCGCGTCATGGGCTTCGTGAACATGGCGGAGTTCGTCGGCGACGACATCGCGACCGAGTACTCGGCACTGATGAGCAAGGTGGTCTCCAACGGCAACCACCGTGTCAAGTTCCCCCTCAACGAGCCGGCGATCGCCAAGAAGAAGTCGCAGATCGACGAGTACCTCGAGTTCTACGGCGGCGCGGGCTGCCAGCACATCGCGCTGGCCACCAACGACATCGTCGCGACGGTGACCGCGATGCGCGCCGCGGGCGTCGAGTTCCTCGACACCCCGGACTCCTACTACGACGACCCGGAGCTGCGCGCGCGGATCGGCGAGGTCCGGGTGCCGATCGAGACGCTCAAGGCGCACCGCATCCTGGTCGACCGCGACGAGGACGGCTATCTGCTGCAGATCTTCACCAAGCCGATCGGCGACCGCCCGACGGTGTTCTACGAGCTCATCGAGCGGCACGGTTCGCTCGGCTTCGGCAAGGGCAACTTCAAGGCCCTGTTCGAGGCCATCGAGCGTGAGCAGGAGCGCCGCGGCAATCTCTGA
- a CDS encoding Lrp/AsnC family transcriptional regulator, translating to MSEALDALDARLLLLLTDSPRLGVLECARRLGVARGTVQARLDRLTERGILGGFPPELDLAAMGYGLTAFAVLEIAQGRRAEVAEALSAIDEVCEVYATTGQGDLFVRMVARNNDDLQRVVDEVVGAPYVRRTSTSIALSTPVPPRVRPLLERLARS from the coding sequence ATGTCGGAAGCACTCGACGCGCTGGACGCGCGGCTGCTGCTGTTGCTCACCGACTCCCCCCGGCTCGGCGTGCTCGAATGCGCCCGCCGTCTCGGTGTCGCGCGTGGCACCGTGCAGGCCAGGCTGGACCGGCTGACCGAACGCGGGATCCTCGGCGGGTTCCCGCCCGAACTCGACCTCGCGGCGATGGGGTACGGCCTCACCGCCTTCGCCGTCCTGGAGATCGCGCAGGGCCGCCGGGCCGAGGTCGCGGAGGCGCTGTCCGCGATCGACGAGGTGTGCGAGGTCTACGCGACGACCGGCCAGGGCGACCTTTTCGTGCGGATGGTGGCGCGCAACAACGACGACCTGCAGCGTGTGGTGGACGAGGTGGTCGGCGCGCCGTACGTGCGGCGGACGTCGACGTCGATCGCGTTGTCGACGCCGGTCCCGCCGCGCGTACGGCCGCTGCTGGAACGGCTGGCGCGAAGCTAG
- a CDS encoding MBL fold metallo-hydrolase: MSELPICVACGMQYAEPRSDCPICEDERQYVPQAGQRWTDLNTVRASGTYTARVEEQGPGLIGVGSTPNFAIGERALLVKAGSGNFLWDCAGYIDDDLVAKVRELGGITGIAISHPHYYTTMVEWAHAFDAPIYLHEGDRQWIGRPDPAIKLWSGATLDVAPGLRLINLGVHFAGGTVLHWPDGENGRGAVLSGDILQVIPDRRFVGMMYSYPNLIPERPEVVRRAAEMLEPYEFEAIYGAWWDAIIRTDGHEAVQRSAKRYLSQVG, encoded by the coding sequence ATGAGCGAGCTACCGATCTGCGTCGCCTGCGGCATGCAGTACGCGGAACCCAGGTCCGACTGCCCGATCTGCGAGGACGAACGTCAGTACGTCCCGCAGGCCGGGCAGCGCTGGACCGATCTGAACACCGTCCGCGCGAGCGGGACGTACACGGCTCGCGTCGAGGAGCAGGGACCCGGCCTCATCGGGGTCGGATCCACTCCCAACTTCGCCATCGGCGAGCGGGCGCTGCTGGTCAAGGCCGGATCCGGCAACTTCCTGTGGGACTGCGCGGGCTACATCGACGACGATCTGGTCGCGAAGGTCCGCGAACTCGGCGGGATCACCGGCATCGCGATCAGCCATCCGCACTACTACACCACGATGGTCGAGTGGGCCCACGCCTTCGACGCGCCCATCTACCTGCACGAGGGCGACCGGCAGTGGATCGGCAGGCCGGATCCGGCGATCAAGCTGTGGAGCGGCGCGACCCTCGACGTCGCCCCCGGCCTGCGGCTGATCAACCTCGGCGTGCATTTCGCCGGCGGGACCGTGCTGCACTGGCCGGACGGCGAGAACGGCCGCGGCGCGGTGCTCTCGGGCGACATCCTGCAGGTCATCCCCGACCGCCGCTTCGTCGGCATGATGTACAGCTATCCGAACCTGATCCCGGAACGTCCCGAGGTCGTCCGCCGCGCCGCCGAGATGCTCGAACCGTACGAGTTCGAGGCGATCTACGGCGCTTGGTGGGACGCGATCATCCGCACCGACGGGCACGAGGCGGTCCAGCGGTCGGCGAAGCGGTACCTGAGCCAGGTCGGCTAG
- the greA gene encoding transcription elongation factor GreA translates to MVTVSDTKVTWLTQDAYDRLKQELDHYIELRPVIAAKINDSREEGDLKENGGYHAAREEQGQHEARIRHLQELLRSAKVGEPPANDGSAGPGKVLTVRYDGDDEDENFLLATREEGTEGDLDVYSPESPLGKALLGAKEGETREYELPNGSIQKVTLVKAVPYTGK, encoded by the coding sequence ATGGTGACCGTGAGCGACACAAAGGTGACCTGGCTGACCCAGGATGCCTACGACAGGCTCAAGCAGGAACTCGACCACTACATCGAGCTCCGCCCGGTCATCGCTGCGAAGATCAACGACAGCCGGGAAGAGGGCGACCTCAAGGAGAACGGCGGTTACCACGCCGCCCGTGAAGAGCAGGGCCAGCACGAGGCCCGCATCCGCCACCTCCAGGAGCTCCTCCGCTCGGCCAAGGTGGGCGAGCCGCCCGCCAACGACGGCAGCGCGGGACCGGGCAAGGTCCTCACCGTGCGTTACGACGGTGACGACGAAGACGAGAACTTCCTCTTGGCGACCCGTGAAGAGGGCACCGAGGGCGACCTGGACGTCTACTCGCCGGAGTCCCCGCTCGGCAAGGCGCTGCTCGGCGCCAAAGAGGGCGAAACCCGCGAGTACGAGCTGCCCAACGGCAGCATCCAGAAGGTGACGCTGGTCAAGGCGGTGCCGTACACCGGCAAGTGA
- a CDS encoding DUF4307 domain-containing protein, with protein sequence MSTGQDAPSAESTRTDVPEDRYGKTRAAKPARWRRLVFGLVALLVSGGIAYVAYTNFGSAPIEGERVSFDEKPGDAMEITINVTRDDVNRPGVCVVRVRDKAGAESGRKEVLIQPGSKNSRVTTTIKSIGRPVTADIFGCSYDVPRYLSRP encoded by the coding sequence TTGAGCACGGGACAGGACGCTCCCAGCGCGGAAAGCACCCGGACGGACGTGCCCGAGGACCGCTACGGCAAGACCCGCGCCGCGAAGCCCGCACGCTGGCGGCGCCTGGTGTTCGGCCTGGTCGCGCTGCTGGTCAGCGGCGGAATCGCCTATGTCGCGTACACGAACTTCGGCAGCGCGCCCATCGAGGGCGAGCGCGTCTCGTTCGATGAGAAACCGGGCGACGCGATGGAGATCACCATCAACGTGACCAGGGACGATGTGAACCGGCCTGGCGTGTGCGTCGTCCGGGTCCGCGACAAGGCGGGGGCCGAAAGCGGCCGTAAAGAGGTCTTGATTCAGCCTGGTTCGAAGAACAGCAGGGTGACAACCACCATCAAGAGCATCGGAAGGCCGGTCACGGCTGATATCTTCGGGTGCTCATACGACGTACCACGGTACCTGTCAAGGCCATAG
- the mca gene encoding mycothiol conjugate amidase Mca has translation MVSANEPPKSRLRLMAVHAHPDDESSKGAATMARYAAEGHEVMVVTCTGGEAGSVLNPAMDRPDVLANMTEIRREEMARAAKILGVSHTWLGFVDSGLPEGDPLPPVPEGSFAVIPLEESTGVLVKVIREFRPHVIVTYDENGGYPHPDHIRTHEISVAAFDAAGEEGRYPDAGEPWQPMKLYYVHGFSRARMTVFHEALLARGLESPYEEWLKSWDPEKADVMERVTTRVECGDYFEQRDEALKAHATQIDPNSRWFAVPRDLQREVWPTEEYELVRSLVDSTLPEDDLFAGLKEG, from the coding sequence ATGGTGTCAGCCAATGAACCGCCGAAGTCACGCCTCCGCCTGATGGCGGTGCACGCGCACCCCGACGACGAGTCGAGCAAGGGTGCCGCCACCATGGCCAGGTACGCCGCCGAAGGGCACGAGGTCATGGTCGTGACCTGTACCGGCGGCGAAGCGGGCAGTGTGCTGAACCCGGCCATGGACCGTCCCGACGTACTGGCCAACATGACCGAGATCCGCCGGGAGGAGATGGCCCGCGCGGCCAAGATCCTCGGCGTGAGCCACACCTGGCTCGGGTTCGTCGACTCGGGCCTGCCCGAGGGCGACCCGCTGCCCCCGGTGCCGGAGGGCTCGTTCGCGGTCATCCCGCTCGAGGAGTCCACCGGTGTGCTGGTGAAGGTCATCCGCGAGTTCCGCCCGCACGTGATCGTCACCTACGACGAGAACGGCGGGTACCCGCACCCCGACCACATCCGCACGCACGAGATCTCGGTCGCGGCCTTCGACGCCGCCGGCGAGGAGGGGCGCTACCCGGACGCGGGCGAGCCGTGGCAGCCGATGAAGCTGTACTACGTGCACGGGTTCTCGCGCGCCAGGATGACGGTGTTCCACGAGGCCCTGCTCGCGCGTGGCCTCGAGTCGCCGTACGAGGAGTGGCTCAAGTCGTGGGACCCGGAGAAGGCCGACGTCATGGAGCGGGTGACCACCCGCGTCGAATGCGGCGACTACTTCGAGCAGCGTGACGAGGCCCTCAAGGCGCACGCCACCCAGATCGACCCGAACAGCCGCTGGTTCGCCGTCCCCCGCGACCTGCAGCGCGAGGTCTGGCCGACCGAGGAGTACGAGCTGGTCCGCTCACTGGTGGACAGCACCCTGCCGGAGGACGATCTGTTCGCCGGCTTGAAGGAGGGCTAG